In methanogenic archaeon ISO4-H5, the following are encoded in one genomic region:
- a CDS encoding pseudouridylate synthase: MAEDGVRLNKFIAEAGVASRRAADRLIEEGRVTINGRAAVLGDRVTDEDKVCVNGKPIRKDDAGTVILAFNKPRGLTCTADPGDRDNVIDFINYPRRIFTVGRLDKDSEGLLLLTNDGDLANKIMRSRYGHEKEYIVTVDREIIRDFIRGMSGGVPIDENVVTRRCKVTEIDPYTFRIILKQGLNRQIRRMCEYFGYNVVKLVRIRVMNIELGNLKAGRYRDITKKEREELTAILEHAVLQDKDN; the protein is encoded by the coding sequence ATGGCCGAGGACGGAGTGCGTCTCAACAAGTTCATCGCGGAAGCCGGCGTGGCATCGCGCAGGGCGGCCGACCGCCTCATCGAGGAGGGGAGGGTCACCATAAACGGAAGGGCAGCCGTGCTGGGGGACCGCGTTACCGACGAAGATAAGGTCTGCGTCAACGGCAAACCGATCAGAAAAGATGATGCTGGCACTGTCATTCTTGCCTTCAACAAACCTCGTGGTCTGACCTGTACCGCCGACCCCGGGGACCGGGACAACGTCATCGATTTCATAAACTATCCGCGCAGGATATTCACGGTGGGGAGGCTGGACAAGGATTCCGAGGGACTCCTTCTGCTGACCAATGACGGGGATCTCGCCAACAAGATAATGCGTTCCCGTTACGGTCACGAGAAGGAGTACATCGTCACTGTTGACAGGGAGATCATCAGGGATTTCATCCGCGGCATGTCTGGAGGGGTCCCGATCGACGAGAACGTGGTCACCCGCAGATGCAAGGTTACCGAGATTGATCCCTATACCTTCCGCATTATCCTCAAACAGGGGCTTAACAGGCAGATCCGCAGGATGTGCGAATACTTCGGTTACAATGTGGTCAAACTGGTCAGGATCCGCGTGATGAACATCGAGTTGGGAAACCTCAAGGCCGGGCGCTATCGTGACATCACGAAGAAGGAACGCGAGGAGCTCACCGCCATCCTCGAGCATGCCGTCCTGCAGGACAAGGACAACTGA